One Coccinella septempunctata chromosome 8, icCocSept1.1, whole genome shotgun sequence genomic window carries:
- the LOC123318274 gene encoding uncharacterized protein LOC123318274 — translation MRRSLNLRSRRIPGDPQGTSNVGDGRDSEQADRGELSRRATTRRNQIAGDGRATTAEPGMNRSINTGENQRASPFRHVAQQRAVPRRNEQTRRMHWTNEMNKAIMTAYYRATNLEADRTFYRRRMREEFLRFYPQLDHLSEQRISDQQRAIIRRDLLSDPILDEIKNDVRCQNEMVQPPLVQVRNDDLPEVQYEEHDRVDLGLENYFETLCMQYRGSDPCSRPPLSKLRFRAHTGALINTLNNIIQSKLNTDADLEEIHLVIYCAARTVLEKNQKIHSTSNARRRESKPKWEIKLEEKIEKTRKIVIHSFIALKLGNKRSRILKKLPKKMYETLIQTPASAHQQLILDNLDTMKQQLAVYAHRLRSYKESNERKKQNALFEKNERRFYRDIIEKKHQTRNTCPKMLELERFWEEIWSKEVRHGADSPWIYEEERRMPKCRIHR, via the exons atgagGCGAAGTCTAAACTTAAGGAGCAGGCGGATTCCTGGTGATCCCCAGGGCACGTCCAATGTTGGCGATGGACGTGACAGTGAGCAAGCTGACCGTGGTGAGCTGAGCAGGCGGGCGACCACGCGCCGGAACCAGATTGCTGGAGATGGTAGAGCAACTACAGCCGAACCTGGAATGAATAGAAGCATTAATACCGGAGAAAATCAACGAGCTTCGCCGTTTCGCCATGTTGCACAACAACGAGCTGTGCCCAGACGAAACGAACAAACGCGTCGAATGCATTGGACTAACGAGATGAATAAAGCAATAATGACAGCGTACTATAGAGCTACTAACCTAGAAGCGGACCGTACTTTCTATCGCAGAAGAATGCGTGAGGAATTCCTGAGATTTTACCCTCAACTTGACCATCTGTCCGAACAGAGAATATCGGACCAACAAAGAGCTATAATCCGAAGAGATCTTCTATCAGATCCGATattagatgaaataaaaaatgatgtCCGTTGCCAAAATGAGATGGTCCAGCCACCCCTAGTACAGGTCCGAAACGATGATCTGCCAGAAGTGCAATATGAAGAGCATGACAGGGTTGACTTGGGTCTAGAAAACTACTTCGAGACGCTCTGCATGCAATATCGCGGATCCGACCCATGCTCACGACCACCCCTGTCTAAACTTCGATTCAGAGCCCACACAGGTGCACTTATCAACACCCTAAATAATATCATCCAATCTAAATTAAACACAGATGCCGACTTGGAGGAAATTCACCTGGTGATCTATTGTGCAGCTAGAACAGTACTCGAGAAAAACCAGAAGATCCACAGCACTTCCAACGCCAGAAGAAGAGAAAGCAAGCCGAAGtgggaaataaaattggaaGAGAAAATAGAGAAAACAAGGAAGattgtcattcattcattcattgct CTAAAGTTAGGGAATAAAAGAAGTAGAATCCTGAAGAAGCTTCCGAAAAAGATGTACGAAACATTGATTCAGACTCCAGCTTCTGCACATCAACAATTGATACTGGACAACCTGGACACAATGAAGCAGCAACTGGCCGTGTATGCACATAGACTAAGATCTTATAAGGAAAGTAATGAGAGAAAAAAACAGAATGCTCTATTCGAGAAAAATGAGAGAAGATTCTATCGGGACATCATCGAGAAAAAGCACCAGACACGAAACACATGTCCAAAAATGCTGGAACTGGAAAGATTCTGGGAGGAAATATGGTCCAAAGAAGTGAGACATGGGGCGGATTCTCCTTGGATATATGAAGAAGAACGGAGAATGCCGAAATGCCGAATCCACAGATGA